One window from the genome of Pedobacter schmidteae encodes:
- a CDS encoding FecR family protein, with amino-acid sequence MEQKYDRQYLQQLASKWKKGTLTEAEQRDLDSWENSFDDELLELPEDSDRVEAIKARMFEKLRQGMQSVRPTEKDTPVKKLWLRIAVAASIVMALGAGFYFYEAYNPAAGLRSESVSGDLTGIKPGTNSATLTLSDGQIVQLSDVQTGVVVETSGLKYNDGSHIKSHKGGSGIPPVGVQAFLTATTPRGGQYQVTLPDGTRVWLNAASILKFPARFPGSSRKVELIGEGYFEVAKITMKKLNDGDKAVRMPFVVISKGQQVEVLGTHFNISAYEDEASIKTTLLEGAVRVKKTFSEAATTEEVVLKPGQQSVLAGHERMLVKQVDVNAVMAWKNGDFEFKGDNLQSAMKKIARWYNVEVIYEASAPKDLELVGWVSRKKELSAVLKMIASTKKVHFIVEGRRVFVKN; translated from the coding sequence ATGGAGCAAAAATACGACCGTCAATATTTGCAGCAACTGGCCTCTAAATGGAAAAAAGGGACGCTTACTGAAGCTGAACAACGAGATCTGGATAGCTGGGAAAACAGCTTTGATGATGAACTGCTGGAGCTTCCGGAGGATTCGGACCGTGTAGAAGCTATCAAAGCCAGGATGTTTGAAAAATTAAGGCAAGGCATGCAAAGTGTTCGCCCAACAGAAAAAGATACTCCGGTTAAAAAGCTTTGGTTACGTATTGCCGTGGCGGCATCTATTGTTATGGCGCTAGGTGCCGGGTTCTATTTTTATGAGGCATATAATCCTGCTGCAGGTCTTCGTTCCGAATCTGTTTCAGGAGATCTGACCGGTATCAAACCAGGCACCAACAGTGCAACACTTACTTTGTCAGATGGTCAGATTGTGCAGTTAAGCGATGTACAAACCGGGGTAGTTGTGGAAACCTCGGGTTTAAAATATAATGATGGAAGTCACATTAAGTCGCATAAGGGAGGAAGCGGAATTCCGCCTGTAGGTGTGCAGGCCTTCCTAACCGCGACCACTCCACGTGGAGGGCAGTACCAGGTTACGCTCCCAGATGGTACCCGTGTGTGGCTTAATGCGGCTTCCATCCTGAAATTCCCCGCCCGGTTTCCTGGTAGCAGCCGTAAGGTTGAACTAATTGGTGAAGGATATTTTGAAGTGGCCAAAATCACGATGAAGAAATTAAATGATGGGGACAAAGCGGTAAGGATGCCATTTGTGGTGATTAGTAAAGGCCAACAGGTAGAAGTGTTGGGCACACATTTTAACATCAGTGCTTATGAAGATGAGGCGAGTATTAAAACTACGTTACTGGAAGGTGCTGTGCGGGTGAAAAAAACTTTTTCAGAGGCGGCAACGACAGAAGAAGTCGTGTTAAAGCCCGGTCAACAATCTGTATTGGCTGGTCATGAGAGAATGTTAGTGAAGCAGGTTGATGTAAACGCTGTGATGGCCTGGAAAAACGGCGATTTTGAATTTAAAGGCGATAACCTACAGTCAGCTATGAAAAAGATTGCGCGCTGGTATAATGTTGAGGTCATTTATGAGGCCTCTGCGCCAAAAGATCTGGAGTTGGTGGGCTGGGTTTCCAGGAAAAAAGAGCTCTCTGCTGTACTGAAAATGATTGCATCCACTAAAAAAGTTCACTTTATTGTGGAAGGAAGGAGGGTCTTCGTCAAGAACTGA
- a CDS encoding lipoprotein signal peptidase, whose product MKGYTKPLLIIFLVLLADQILKTWIKTNMYLGQEFKIIGNWFIIHFTENNGMAFGLEFGGEFGKLALSLFRIVAVAGIGYGLHYLIQRKYHRGLILNVALIFAGALGNIIDSVLYGKIYGYATLFHGRVVDMFYFPLVQGVFPKWVPIWGGEDFIFFRPVFNIADAAISVGVILILVFQKSYFKEEVVEEIGPNNEMVED is encoded by the coding sequence ATGAAAGGCTATACAAAACCTTTATTAATTATTTTCTTAGTTCTGTTGGCAGACCAGATTTTAAAAACCTGGATCAAAACGAATATGTACCTGGGTCAGGAGTTCAAAATCATTGGCAACTGGTTCATTATCCACTTTACTGAAAACAATGGAATGGCCTTTGGTCTGGAGTTTGGCGGCGAGTTTGGTAAACTGGCTTTGTCGCTTTTCAGAATTGTTGCGGTTGCCGGAATCGGCTATGGCTTGCATTACCTGATCCAGAGAAAGTACCACAGAGGACTAATATTGAATGTTGCCCTGATTTTTGCGGGCGCATTAGGCAATATCATTGACTCGGTACTGTATGGTAAGATATACGGTTATGCTACGTTATTTCACGGTCGGGTGGTAGATATGTTTTACTTCCCGTTGGTGCAGGGAGTTTTCCCAAAATGGGTACCCATATGGGGCGGTGAAGACTTTATCTTCTTCAGACCGGTATTTAATATTGCCGATGCCGCCATATCTGTAGGTGTAATATTGATCCTTGTATTCCAGAAATCTTATTTTAAAGAAGAAGTGGTGGAAGAAATTGGGCCTAATAATGAGATGGTTGAAGATTAA
- a CDS encoding TraR/DksA C4-type zinc finger protein, whose translation MEKEKTRYSDAELQEFKELILEKLRMAREEFLDLTNSLSSPNSNGTEDTSGTYKTLEDGSATLEKEQLNQLAARQKKFIENLEAALVRIENKTYGICRETGKLIQKERLRAVPHATLSMEAKLKQS comes from the coding sequence ATGGAAAAAGAAAAAACAAGGTATTCTGATGCTGAATTACAGGAATTTAAAGAATTAATCCTGGAGAAATTGAGAATGGCAAGAGAAGAGTTTCTTGACCTGACCAATTCTTTGAGCAGTCCTAACTCTAATGGAACTGAGGATACTTCTGGAACCTATAAAACATTGGAAGACGGTTCGGCAACATTAGAGAAAGAGCAATTGAATCAACTGGCAGCCCGTCAGAAAAAATTCATCGAAAATTTAGAAGCTGCTTTGGTACGCATTGAAAACAAAACTTATGGCATTTGCAGGGAAACCGGAAAGCTGATCCAGAAAGAACGTTTGCGCGCTGTTCCTCACGCTACTTTAAGTATGGAAGCTAAACTGAAGCAGTCGTAA
- a CDS encoding RagB/SusD family nutrient uptake outer membrane protein — MKQRYFIFSIVVLMYLLSATSCDKLVDVGPPKRSLDPGVVYADSSNTESALAGLYSTMYNATNAGAPFGGGIGYLNALYADELVSAGGSNFFETNSLLITDGNVGSMWSVSYAAIYRANAVIEGATASTSITPTLRQKTLGEAKFIRAFCHFHLVNMFGHIPYIKTTDPTISTLQAQTPVAEVYQSIVNDLKDAVAGLSFDYPGGERVRVNKYAAIAMLAKVYLYLGDWANAEVQAAIVMADKKNFQLLEPSKVFLTASTEAIWQFDSRVKGYASIVTNFVTSAGAIPRYAIRSNLYNAFETKDLRRSAWISSSAGYPYPAKYKSTKGNLEYDAVLRLGEMYLIHAEACARQGKVQPAQDDLNALRDRATASKVTTLDKELLLQAVAKERQLELFTEWGNRFYDLKRTGTIDAVLGAVKPGVWKPDAALFPIPLVEMNKNQNLVQNDGYK; from the coding sequence ATGAAACAGAGATATTTTATTTTTTCGATAGTGGTGCTGATGTACCTGCTTTCGGCTACAAGTTGCGACAAGCTGGTTGACGTGGGGCCGCCCAAGCGCAGCCTTGATCCAGGAGTGGTTTATGCCGATTCTTCCAATACCGAGTCGGCACTGGCGGGCCTTTACAGTACCATGTACAATGCGACTAATGCCGGAGCCCCTTTTGGTGGCGGAATTGGTTATTTGAACGCACTTTATGCTGATGAGCTGGTTAGTGCCGGAGGTAGCAACTTTTTTGAGACCAATTCGCTGTTGATTACCGACGGCAATGTGGGTTCGATGTGGTCAGTTTCATACGCGGCAATTTACAGAGCCAATGCTGTTATAGAAGGGGCAACAGCCAGTACCAGCATTACCCCAACACTTAGGCAAAAGACTTTAGGGGAAGCTAAGTTTATACGGGCGTTTTGCCATTTTCATCTGGTAAATATGTTTGGTCATATTCCTTATATCAAAACAACCGACCCAACTATCAGTACCTTGCAGGCACAAACACCGGTAGCTGAAGTTTATCAATCTATAGTGAATGATTTGAAGGACGCGGTTGCCGGATTGTCTTTTGATTATCCCGGGGGCGAACGGGTGAGGGTAAATAAATATGCCGCTATTGCTATGCTGGCCAAGGTATACCTGTATCTGGGCGATTGGGCTAATGCCGAGGTGCAGGCTGCGATTGTTATGGCCGACAAGAAGAACTTTCAGTTGCTGGAGCCTTCAAAAGTTTTTTTGACGGCAAGTACCGAAGCGATCTGGCAGTTTGACTCAAGAGTGAAAGGATATGCGTCAATTGTAACCAACTTTGTAACCAGTGCCGGGGCTATACCCAGGTATGCCATCCGCAGTAATTTATATAATGCTTTTGAGACAAAAGATTTGCGCCGGAGCGCCTGGATTTCCAGTTCTGCAGGATATCCGTACCCCGCCAAATACAAATCGACCAAAGGGAACCTGGAATATGACGCGGTATTGCGCCTGGGCGAAATGTACCTGATTCATGCCGAGGCCTGTGCCCGGCAAGGAAAAGTTCAGCCTGCTCAGGACGACCTGAATGCGTTGAGAGACCGCGCTACCGCATCAAAAGTAACAACCCTGGATAAGGAGCTGTTGCTACAGGCGGTAGCAAAAGAGCGGCAACTGGAGCTGTTTACCGAATGGGGCAATCGTTTTTACGATTTGAAACGGACGGGAACCATTGATGCCGTTTTGGGCGCAGTAAAACCAGGCGTGTGGAAGCCGGATGCGGCCTTGTTCCCAATTCCATTGGTGGAGATGAATAAAAACCAAAATCTGGTGCAAAACGATGGCTACAAATAA
- a CDS encoding SusC/RagA family TonB-linked outer membrane protein, with protein sequence MYKKYATKMGMPQGYVRKILLIMRLTTVILIATLMQVSASTLAQRVTLNERKASLEEILKSIREQSGYDMVLDRKLLFKVKPIDVNVKNVSVKDALDIVFKAQPLTFTIEDKTILIAEKELSLVDRLVNVFKEIDVKGRIVDAGGMPLPGATITVNNSKPARRTISNANGEFNLQSVSDDAILSISYLGYQTRTVSAKGNLGAIVLEPINSELDEVQVQGYGLTNKRFGTGNISTIKGDVIEKQPITNPILALAGRMSGVFITEGSGTSGANFNIVIQGQNSIAAGKLPLYIIDGVPFGSKPVERTVGAIAAAPSIVGTEGFSPLNSLSPNDIESVSILKDADATAIYGSRAANGVVLITTKTGKKGKTKIDAEVYSGASKVVRTLPMLNAQQYLNMRTQAFANDKITPTALNAPDLMVFNNGGDTDMQELILKTGRFTNANLTVSGGEQNTQFLVAGNFRRETPVVMSNFSQVKVQGRFNVQHHSSNQKFRFNANASINRDESELPAASLVNVFDLPPNLPVYNADGSLNWQTGYNNPVAPFRNIYNHTVFNLLSNVGLSYELIKGLNLKADLGYNRFTVDDLVATLRSSKNPALANSATGGTTMSSTTNELYQIEPQLTYNRTLGKGRLEALIGGTYQYTHSVQPYFITGSITTDALYNDLGSIAISLKANGEAESKYDSFFGRLNYNWDKKYILNASYRIDGSSKFPPGYRYGKFGSIGAAWIFSEEQFFKNRQWSWFSFGKLRSSYGSIGNDQVSDYGYVAPYTSTATAYGGVNGIYIPRLANPANYSWETTKKFNLSLDLGFFNERILLNASYFRNQTNNLLMNNLPIASQSGFAGYLGNLPGIKIGNKGLELELSTHNLNRKDFSWRTSINFTLPENKLLDYPGLENTTFVTSMVIGKSLNLLTGYIYTGFENGLPTVKDVNNDGKITTGLSENGRGDYVVLGNSDPKFYGGINNSFSYKGFQLDFLFQFVKKDGANIYRELALYPGANSNFAASILDYPFIYSTVSNSDASKAYLSAFKLSDRGFSDASFIRLKNISLGYSFPKSWLKPVKVNTANLYVRAQNLLTITNYNGLDPETMGVNMPPLKLITVGLQASF encoded by the coding sequence ATGTATAAAAAATATGCTACCAAAATGGGCATGCCGCAAGGTTATGTCCGAAAAATACTGCTGATTATGCGATTAACCACCGTAATACTGATAGCTACACTGATGCAGGTTAGTGCATCAACACTTGCCCAGCGGGTTACACTCAACGAGCGGAAGGCTTCGCTGGAAGAGATCCTGAAATCCATACGTGAACAAAGTGGTTACGATATGGTGCTGGATCGCAAGCTGTTGTTTAAAGTAAAGCCAATTGATGTAAACGTAAAAAATGTCTCTGTTAAAGATGCACTGGATATTGTTTTTAAAGCACAGCCTTTAACTTTTACCATTGAGGATAAAACAATTCTTATTGCAGAAAAAGAGTTGAGCTTGGTGGACAGGCTGGTCAATGTTTTTAAAGAAATAGATGTTAAGGGCCGTATTGTGGATGCTGGAGGCATGCCCTTGCCGGGGGCAACCATTACGGTTAACAATAGTAAGCCAGCCCGAAGAACCATCTCGAATGCAAACGGAGAGTTCAATTTGCAGTCGGTTTCCGATGATGCCATATTGTCTATTTCCTATCTGGGCTACCAAACGCGCACGGTTTCTGCTAAAGGGAATCTTGGTGCCATAGTGCTGGAGCCGATCAATTCGGAGCTGGACGAGGTGCAGGTACAGGGTTATGGCTTAACCAATAAGAGATTTGGTACGGGCAACATCAGCACTATAAAAGGCGATGTGATTGAGAAACAACCCATCACCAATCCCATACTTGCTTTGGCCGGAAGGATGAGTGGTGTTTTTATTACCGAAGGTAGTGGTACCTCTGGAGCGAATTTTAACATTGTGATACAAGGACAAAACTCTATTGCTGCAGGCAAGCTTCCACTTTATATCATCGACGGGGTTCCATTCGGCAGCAAGCCGGTAGAGCGGACGGTAGGTGCCATTGCTGCTGCCCCATCAATTGTAGGAACCGAAGGTTTTAGTCCTTTAAATAGTTTATCGCCCAACGATATCGAGAGTGTCAGTATATTGAAGGATGCCGATGCTACGGCAATTTATGGCTCCAGGGCTGCAAATGGTGTGGTGTTAATTACCACAAAAACAGGTAAAAAAGGTAAAACCAAAATAGATGCAGAGGTATATAGTGGCGCCAGTAAGGTAGTGCGGACACTACCCATGCTCAATGCCCAGCAATATTTAAACATGCGGACCCAGGCTTTTGCCAATGATAAGATTACACCAACTGCATTAAACGCACCTGATCTGATGGTGTTTAATAATGGAGGGGATACAGATATGCAGGAACTGATCCTGAAAACAGGCCGTTTTACCAATGCCAATCTTACCGTTTCGGGTGGCGAGCAAAATACCCAGTTTCTGGTTGCCGGTAATTTCAGAAGAGAAACTCCTGTTGTCATGAGCAATTTTTCGCAGGTAAAAGTGCAAGGCAGGTTTAATGTGCAGCACCATAGCAGCAACCAGAAATTCAGGTTTAACGCCAACGCAAGTATCAACAGAGATGAGAGTGAATTGCCTGCTGCCTCATTGGTGAATGTATTTGACCTGCCGCCAAATTTGCCGGTTTACAATGCCGATGGTTCGCTAAACTGGCAAACAGGATATAACAATCCTGTAGCACCTTTTCGTAACATTTATAACCATACTGTCTTTAATCTGCTTTCCAATGTTGGCCTTAGCTACGAATTGATTAAGGGCTTAAATTTAAAAGCCGACCTGGGCTATAACCGTTTCACGGTTGATGACCTGGTGGCTACGCTGCGCAGCAGTAAAAATCCGGCCTTAGCCAATTCGGCCACTGGCGGCACTACCATGTCCAGCACTACTAATGAACTTTACCAGATAGAGCCACAGCTTACTTATAACCGTACGCTGGGCAAGGGCCGACTAGAGGCCCTGATTGGTGGTACTTATCAATATACCCACAGTGTGCAACCTTACTTTATCACGGGAAGCATTACTACAGATGCCCTATACAATGATTTGGGTAGTATTGCCATTTCGCTGAAAGCGAATGGTGAGGCAGAGAGTAAATATGACTCTTTTTTTGGTCGCCTAAATTACAATTGGGATAAAAAATACATCCTCAATGCCAGTTACAGGATAGATGGTTCTTCTAAATTTCCGCCCGGGTACCGGTATGGAAAGTTTGGCAGTATTGGGGCAGCATGGATATTTTCGGAAGAACAATTTTTTAAGAACCGGCAGTGGTCGTGGTTCAGTTTCGGAAAACTGCGTTCCAGTTATGGTAGCATCGGAAACGATCAGGTTAGCGATTATGGATATGTTGCACCCTATACCAGTACGGCCACAGCATATGGAGGGGTTAATGGAATCTACATACCGCGGCTTGCCAATCCCGCTAACTATAGTTGGGAAACAACCAAAAAGTTTAACCTGAGTCTGGATCTTGGATTTTTTAACGAACGGATTTTGTTGAACGCATCCTACTTTCGCAACCAAACCAATAACCTGCTGATGAATAACTTGCCAATTGCTTCACAATCGGGGTTTGCAGGTTATCTGGGTAATTTACCGGGTATCAAAATAGGGAATAAGGGGCTTGAGCTGGAACTGAGCACCCATAATTTGAATCGCAAGGATTTCAGCTGGCGAACCTCGATCAATTTTACCCTGCCTGAAAACAAATTGCTGGATTACCCTGGATTAGAAAATACCACATTTGTGACGAGCATGGTGATTGGTAAATCGCTGAACCTGCTGACCGGATACATTTATACCGGATTTGAGAATGGCTTGCCTACCGTAAAAGATGTGAATAACGATGGTAAAATTACCACCGGACTTTCAGAGAACGGAAGGGGTGATTATGTGGTACTGGGCAATTCCGATCCTAAATTTTATGGAGGTATCAACAACTCATTTAGTTATAAGGGTTTTCAGCTCGATTTTTTGTTTCAGTTTGTGAAAAAAGACGGCGCAAATATCTATCGTGAACTGGCGCTTTACCCCGGTGCCAACTCAAACTTTGCGGCCAGCATATTAGATTATCCTTTTATTTACAGTACTGTAAGTAACTCGGATGCGTCTAAAGCCTACTTAAGTGCTTTCAAACTGTCAGACAGGGGCTTTAGTGACGCCTCTTTTATCCGGCTTAAAAATATATCGCTTGGCTATAGTTTTCCAAAAAGCTGGCTTAAACCGGTAAAAGTAAACACGGCTAACCTCTATGTGCGGGCACAAAACCTGCTCACCATTACCAATTACAACGGTTTAGATCCCGAAACGATGGGGGTAAATATGCCGCCGCTAAAATTAATTACTGTTGGTTTACAAGCTTCATTCTAA
- the ileS gene encoding isoleucine--tRNA ligase has protein sequence MYKEFKQLELAKIAKEVLDFWKTENIFEKSISSRPKTNPFTFYEGPPSANGMPGIHHVMARAIKDIFCRYKTLKGYQVKRKAGWDTHGLPIELGTEKELGITKEDIGKTISVEQYNEACKRTVMRYTDVWNDLTEQMGYWVDMDDPYVTYKSKYMESVWWLLKQIYDKGLLYKGYTIQPYSPKAGTGLSSHEVNQPGAYRDVTDTTIVAQFKALPETLPAFLQGFGDIHLTAWTTTPWTLPSNTALTVGPKIDYVLVKTFNQYTFLPINVILAKNLVGKQFNKIYFESTAIEDFDNFAAGDKKIPYQILAETKGTDLVGIKYEQLLAYALPYQNPENAFRVISGDFVTTEDGTGIVHTAPTFGADDAKVAKEAMPEVPPMLVLDENGTPVPLVDLQGRFTPHMGDLAGKYVKNEYYNADEAPEKSVDVEIAIRLKEENKAFKVEKYVHSYPHSWRTDEPLLYYPLDSWFIKVTEIKDRMFDLNETINWKPKSTGEGRFGNWLKNANDWNLSRSRYWGIPLPIWRTEDKKEEIIIGSVEELYNEIEKSIDKGYMIDNPFKGFEIGNMSEANYDLVDLHKNVVDEIVLVAPSGKHMKRESDLIDVWFDSGAMPYAQLHYPFENKDKIDQNKDFPADFIAEGVDQTRGWFYTLHAIAALVFDKVAYKNVVSNGLVLDKNGQKMSKRLGNAVDPFKTLAEYGPDATRWYMISNANPWDNLKFDIEGIAEIRRKFFGTLYNTYAFFALYANIDKFQINMFTMTPVQERSELDRWILSLLQTLIAEVDESYNAYEPTKATRAIQAFVDEHLSNWYIRLSRRRFWKGEMTADKKAAYETLYTCLMSVAQLMAPVAPFFSDWLFLNLTADDEFNNFKSVHLTVWNTSNEKLIDTELNERMHLAQDISSMVLSLRKKTGINVRQPLAKILIPVLDNKFAERVELVKELILSETNVKAIEYITDTAGFIKKKIKPNFKTLGPKVGKDMKLVAEVVNNMSQEELANFENTGKFAVNGTDYVIELSDVEIIAEDIPGWQVTNMGSLTVALDVSITEELKQEGLSRELINRIQNLRKELNYEVTDRITVTLQNHNLIADAVAQNKTYICSEILADNINLTETLDNGNKIVIDDVELQILIAQQ, from the coding sequence ATGTATAAGGAATTTAAACAACTAGAACTGGCTAAAATAGCAAAAGAGGTACTTGATTTTTGGAAAACGGAAAACATCTTTGAAAAAAGTATTTCGAGCCGTCCCAAAACCAACCCCTTTACTTTTTACGAAGGCCCGCCTTCGGCTAATGGAATGCCTGGTATCCACCACGTAATGGCCAGGGCCATTAAAGACATTTTTTGCAGGTATAAAACCCTTAAAGGTTACCAGGTTAAACGTAAAGCCGGATGGGATACCCATGGTTTGCCTATAGAACTGGGTACCGAAAAAGAACTGGGTATCACTAAAGAAGATATTGGCAAAACCATCTCCGTTGAACAATACAACGAAGCTTGCAAAAGGACCGTAATGCGTTATACAGACGTGTGGAACGACCTGACCGAACAAATGGGCTACTGGGTAGATATGGACGACCCTTATGTAACCTACAAATCCAAATACATGGAGTCGGTTTGGTGGCTTTTGAAACAGATATACGACAAAGGCCTGCTATATAAAGGTTACACGATACAACCTTACTCGCCAAAAGCCGGAACAGGTTTAAGCTCGCACGAGGTAAACCAACCGGGTGCTTACCGTGATGTAACCGATACTACTATTGTAGCTCAGTTTAAGGCACTCCCTGAAACCCTTCCTGCATTTTTGCAAGGATTTGGCGATATCCACCTGACGGCATGGACCACCACACCATGGACCTTACCATCCAACACGGCATTAACCGTCGGCCCTAAAATCGACTACGTTTTAGTAAAAACTTTCAACCAGTATACCTTCCTACCAATCAACGTTATTTTAGCAAAAAACCTGGTTGGAAAACAGTTTAATAAAATCTATTTTGAAAGTACAGCTATAGAAGATTTTGACAACTTTGCAGCCGGCGATAAAAAAATCCCTTACCAGATTTTAGCGGAAACTAAAGGTACAGACCTGGTAGGCATTAAATATGAACAACTTCTAGCTTATGCGCTGCCTTATCAAAACCCTGAAAATGCTTTCAGAGTAATTTCGGGCGATTTTGTTACCACTGAAGACGGAACTGGTATTGTACATACTGCACCAACTTTTGGTGCTGACGATGCTAAAGTAGCCAAAGAAGCAATGCCTGAAGTACCACCAATGCTGGTTTTAGATGAAAATGGCACTCCGGTACCATTGGTAGACTTACAAGGCCGCTTCACCCCGCATATGGGCGATTTGGCTGGGAAGTATGTAAAAAACGAATACTATAATGCGGATGAAGCACCAGAGAAATCTGTTGATGTGGAAATTGCCATTCGTTTGAAGGAAGAAAACAAAGCCTTTAAGGTAGAAAAATATGTACACAGTTATCCGCACAGCTGGAGAACTGACGAGCCACTATTATATTACCCGCTGGATTCCTGGTTTATCAAAGTTACTGAGATCAAAGACAGAATGTTTGACCTCAATGAAACCATCAACTGGAAACCAAAGTCGACCGGCGAAGGCCGCTTTGGCAACTGGCTGAAAAATGCCAACGACTGGAACCTTTCGCGTTCGAGATATTGGGGGATCCCATTACCGATCTGGAGAACGGAAGACAAAAAGGAAGAAATCATTATCGGTTCTGTTGAGGAGCTGTACAATGAGATAGAAAAATCAATCGACAAAGGTTACATGATTGACAATCCGTTTAAAGGATTTGAAATCGGCAACATGTCGGAAGCCAATTACGACCTGGTAGATCTGCATAAAAATGTGGTCGACGAAATTGTATTGGTAGCACCTTCGGGCAAACATATGAAACGCGAAAGCGACCTGATTGATGTTTGGTTTGATTCGGGCGCTATGCCTTATGCACAATTGCATTATCCTTTTGAAAATAAAGATAAGATCGATCAGAATAAAGATTTCCCTGCTGATTTCATTGCAGAGGGAGTTGATCAGACCCGGGGTTGGTTTTATACCTTACATGCTATCGCTGCCCTGGTTTTTGATAAAGTAGCCTATAAAAACGTCGTTTCGAACGGACTGGTGCTAGATAAAAACGGCCAGAAGATGTCTAAACGTTTGGGCAATGCGGTTGATCCATTCAAAACTTTGGCAGAATACGGTCCGGATGCTACACGCTGGTACATGATTTCGAATGCCAACCCATGGGACAACCTGAAGTTTGACATTGAGGGAATTGCAGAAATCCGTCGCAAATTTTTTGGTACACTTTACAATACCTACGCTTTTTTTGCCCTATACGCTAATATTGATAAGTTTCAGATCAATATGTTTACCATGACTCCTGTTCAGGAGCGAAGTGAACTAGACCGCTGGATCTTATCATTACTGCAAACATTGATTGCTGAAGTAGACGAAAGTTACAATGCGTATGAGCCTACCAAAGCCACAAGGGCCATACAGGCATTTGTGGATGAACACCTGAGCAATTGGTACATCCGCTTGTCACGCCGCCGCTTTTGGAAAGGCGAAATGACCGCCGATAAAAAAGCAGCTTACGAAACTTTATATACCTGCCTGATGAGTGTAGCTCAGCTAATGGCTCCGGTAGCGCCTTTCTTCTCAGACTGGTTGTTTCTGAACCTGACCGCTGATGATGAGTTCAATAATTTTAAATCGGTACACCTGACGGTATGGAATACATCGAACGAAAAATTGATCGACACGGAACTGAACGAGAGAATGCACCTTGCACAGGACATTTCATCAATGGTTTTATCCCTTCGTAAAAAGACGGGCATCAATGTTCGTCAACCTTTGGCCAAAATTTTAATCCCGGTACTGGACAATAAATTTGCCGAAAGAGTGGAACTGGTAAAAGAACTGATCTTATCGGAAACCAATGTAAAGGCCATTGAATACATCACTGATACTGCAGGCTTTATCAAGAAAAAGATTAAACCCAATTTCAAAACCTTAGGGCCTAAAGTAGGCAAGGACATGAAACTGGTGGCCGAAGTGGTGAACAATATGAGTCAGGAAGAACTGGCAAATTTTGAAAATACCGGCAAATTTGCGGTTAACGGCACGGATTATGTAATTGAGCTAAGCGATGTGGAAATTATTGCCGAAGACATCCCAGGATGGCAGGTAACCAATATGGGTAGTTTGACGGTGGCACTTGATGTATCCATCACCGAAGAACTTAAACAGGAAGGTCTGTCGCGGGAGCTGATCAACAGAATTCAGAATCTCAGAAAAGAGCTGAACTATGAAGTGACAGACAGGATTACGGTTACTTTACAAAATCATAATCTGATCGCTGACGCAGTAGCACAAAATAAAACATACATTTGCTCGGAAATTCTGGCAGATAACATTAACTTAACAGAAACTTTAGACAACGGAAACAAAATAGTAATCGATGATGTTGAACTACAAATTTTGATTGCACAACAATAA
- a CDS encoding RNA polymerase sigma-70 factor, with the protein MIGYDMQTDEELVFLLKESDERAMTEIFERYWDKLLAVAMNRLQHLEEAEECVQDVFIKVWKLRDKLELKYTLNTYLSAAVRYRVIDTLDRQRKRVQYAADVLEEMIAIEAADQSPEAHMLEKELMERIEATVKQLPEKCRIVYRMSREEGSSHKDIARKLDISEKTVEAHLTRAIKDIRGNLTVTMPSILIWFSVNDIHHRF; encoded by the coding sequence ATGATTGGTTACGACATGCAAACGGATGAGGAATTGGTGTTTCTTTTAAAGGAAAGCGATGAGCGGGCTATGACCGAAATTTTTGAGCGTTATTGGGATAAGCTGCTGGCCGTTGCCATGAACAGACTTCAACATCTGGAAGAAGCAGAGGAATGTGTACAGGATGTTTTTATTAAAGTTTGGAAGCTAAGGGATAAGCTGGAGCTGAAATATACACTCAATACCTACCTGTCGGCTGCAGTAAGGTACCGCGTGATTGATACCCTGGACAGGCAGCGTAAGCGGGTTCAGTATGCAGCAGATGTATTAGAGGAAATGATAGCAATCGAAGCGGCAGATCAATCTCCGGAGGCGCATATGTTGGAAAAAGAGTTGATGGAAAGGATAGAGGCCACCGTAAAACAACTGCCCGAAAAATGTCGGATTGTTTATAGAATGAGTCGGGAAGAAGGCAGTAGTCATAAAGATATTGCCCGGAAACTCGATATTTCGGAAAAGACAGTCGAGGCCCACCTTACCAGGGCCATTAAAGATATCAGAGGTAACCTCACCGTTACTATGCCTTCAATCCTTATCTGGTTTAGTGTCAACGACATTCATCACCGTTTTTAA